One genomic window of Nicotiana sylvestris chromosome 10, ASM39365v2, whole genome shotgun sequence includes the following:
- the LOC104215005 gene encoding F-box protein CPR1-like: MGSVNGLICLLIGLDRLVLWNPSTRKFKQLPDLMPKHTDDYNFNYGFEYDEVHDDYKVVGIFCTPTHGYVCVYSLKTDSWRRLGDMQGGLLYHRSAKLVHGKFHWVTMHADGSVASIDLVEERADGWGITSIDLVDEKCRKVELPRCRGYFYLTPGVLGSELSMLCNYDRTRDDVWVMKEYGVKESWKKLYTFSYPNVLKNWSI, translated from the coding sequence ATGGGTTCTGTCAATGGGTTGATTTGTCTTCTCATTGGGCTGGATCGCTTGGTTCTGTGGAATCCATCAACTAGAAAGTTCAAGCAACTGCCTGACCTTATGCCTAAGCACACGGATGATTACAACTTCAATTACGGTTTTGAATATGATGAGGTTCATGATGATTATAAGGTAGTGGGTATTTTCTGTACACCCACTCATGGCTATGTCTGTGTATATAGTTTAAAAACCGATTCTTGGAGAAGACTTGGTGATATGCAAGGAGGGTTGTTATACCATCGTTCGGCTAAGTTGGTGCATGGGAAGTTTCACTGGGTAACAATGCATGCTGATGGTTCGGTTGCGTCTATTGATTTGGTTGAGGAGCGTGCTGATGGTTGGGGCATTACGTCTATTGATTTGGTTGATGAGAAGTGTCGAAAGGTGGAGCTACCCCGCTGCAGAGGATACTTTTATTTGACGCCTGGAGTGTTGGGAAGTGAACTTTCTATGCTTTGTAATTATGATAGAACTCGAGATGATGTGTGGGTTATGAAGGAGTATGGGGTTAAAGAGTCTTGGAAAAAACTGTATACCTTCAGTTATCCTAATGTGCTTAAGAACTGGAGTATATGA
- the LOC138880451 gene encoding uncharacterized protein, producing the protein MGVVEDVPNFCSWVDKLLKTAPTDGRSWKTLYNRFSWKVKTHGFAIRGVTAEAVAASRVSSGTRTPSETCISLERAREIVLGFSSAKRKNVEEEDSEEEEDGGFLVTRPRARRRIIFDDKAEVSPRLSVSITEPVETPIIIPDDDVTPHDTRESIDQLFISGFGSGSLGPFLDEIPLSSFSTPMSVIPSLPAPAISVPSSIVPSSIIPPPIVHHTEVGSSSRSAAMRKVTIEVPADSSLLRKSGQADVWLEPLIGPIEKAKLESHSSLTLMNDIVYATLKVNLIGTEMMNKIPLLEKVARDSQLEAINWKEQFESAQIYMEDLQESKSTLEQQVRALTSELAVVKASLNQAEKEKECLESSFSEQLSKASEENRELKALLSQKEVYAGEPVQSLTQAQEDL; encoded by the exons atgggagttgtggagGATGTTCCTAATTTTTGtagttgggtagataaattgctgaagacCGCACCAACGGATGGTAGGTCTTGGAAAACACTTTATAACCGTTTCAGTTGGaaagtaaagactcatg gatttgctattcgaggagttactgccGAAGCAGTTGCGGCTTCTCGTGTCTCTTCGGGAACCCGTACCCCTTCGGAAACCTGTATCTCTTTAGAaagagcccgagaaatagtcttgggtttttcttctgcgaaaaggaaaaatgttgaagaagaagactctgaagaagaggaagatgggggCTTCCTAGTGACGAGGCCACGAGCTAGGAGACGCATCATCTTTGATGACAAAGCTGAAGTTTCCCCTCGTCTTTCTGTTTCTATTACCGAGCCTGTTGaaaccccaataataattccTGACGATGACGTCACTCCCCATGATACTCGTGAGTCTATTGATCAACTTTTTATCAGTGGATTTGGTAGTGGAAGTTTAGGGCCTTTTTTAGATGAAATACCCTTATCTTCTTTTTCAACTCCCATGTCTGTGATTCCTTCCTTACCAGCCCCAGCTATTTCCGTTCCTTCTTCTATCGTTCCTTCTTCGATAATTCCCCCTCCTATAGTTCATCATACAGAAGtgggctcttcaagtagaagtgctGCCATGAGGAAGGTAACTATTGAAGTTCCTGCTGATAGCAGCCTTTTGAGGAAGTCAGGCCAGGCAGATGTATGGTTGGAGCCTCTAattggcccaattgaaaaagcaaagttggagagccatagttccctgactctaatgaatgatatcgtgtatgccactttgaag GTCAACCTTATCGGTACAGAAATGATGAACAAAATCCCCCTCTTGGAGAAGGTAGCACGTGATTCTCAGTTGGAGGCAatcaattggaaggaacaatttgagagtgcacaaatttatatggaagatttacaagagagcaagagtaccttagagcagcaggtgCGGGCTTTAACTTCAGAGTTAGCGGTTGTAAAAGCTTCCTTAAAccaagcagaaaaagaaaaagaatgtctCGAATCCTCTTTCTCAGAGCAACTATCTAAGGCCAGTGAAGAGaacagagagttgaaggctcttttgagtcaaaaagaagtttacgctggggagcccgtgcaaagcttaactcaagcacaagaagacctttGA